The genomic interval CTTTATCCTTTTGCACTTTGGCAGTGAAGAATCAAACATCGGCTACAAGGCTGACCTGACCTGTCCTGTCCTGTCCTGTCCTAACCCATCTCTGTTATGCCCAAACCAATTACAACAGAACAAACAATGATGTATGGTTAGTTGGTTGCACTTGGCATACAGATTGGTCCAATTTCCAAACGAAACAACAATTATTTGTTGTCCATTGAACGCAGAATCCTCCCGAATTATCGATTCGAGATTCCTCCCTTCAGCTATGTGATCAAACAGACCAAACGCGTCCTCCCGGCTATCTATGGAATCAACCACACCTACATAAGATgagtttgatcaaacaaacTGACAGAAATTTGTACAAAAGTTGCAAAAATGTTGGAATGACCAGAGTTCAATTTGTGATGTATCGGAACAGACTGCTACATCTTGTCACCCATATAACAAGGCTTACACTGTCTCAAACTGTGGCAATAAAACCACCACAACCTATCTCACAAACCCATGGCATTGAGATACTCAATTCAAATTGTTGGCAAAATTATGACACACTGTTTTGGTCTCTCCTTGTCCACTCTTGATTAgattggttttggttttggcaAAGTGAACAAGGATTTCCTTGCtgttaaagaaaagaaaggatacCAAGGAGGAACCTAGTATacttttcaataaataaataggcaCCCAAGTGAAtccaaaaatactttaaactTGATTGGTGGGGAAGTACACCCATATATCCAACCAAGTGAGCTAGACTCCCTTATAATGGAAGGATACTAAGAGGAACCTAGTATCATCATATACGCTCACTTCCTATTTTCCTTGCTGTCAATACCATACCAACAGCTTCCTTACCGCCTCGATTGCAAAGATATGCCCTAAAGTAGTTTCTAAAATATCAATGGGAATATTCTTTAACTTAAGGGACATATAAGTCTAATGTAAAGAGTAAACCGTGAGGAATGGAACTTCTCTGAGAGAAGAATatcaaaaccaagaaaaacaGATAAAAACTCCTATCTAGACTGTATAAAACAAGTAACATAACATTAAAGAAATCTATCACATGTATCATAATGTACAGACCAGTATACCTTTCAGGTATATTAAATGCCCAAGGAAAGCAAGAAGTCATGCAGAAATTGAACCAAATCGCTTAGTCTTGCGCCTGCTCTTTAAATCCACAAAGACACCCCATAAGTAGGTCTCTCCATCAATCCCTGTAACCATGGTAAAAATTAGGATCTCACCACAAGTGTGTAATTACAGTTTATCTTTTAAACCAAAATATATTGTCCTGCAGACTCATAATAAAAGTTAAGTACAAAAGTATGAGAAATCAATTAATGAGAATATAGAATAAGtggttggttttttttggtaCATTTGGTAGAAATCATAATAGAGGGTAACCACTAACACTGCGAATCAGGTGGAAGCACTTCAGAGGAATATATCAGCAACTTTATATTGTTGATATGTGCCctcaaaacaaaattgcagCTCGTCTCCATGAGATGATGTTGCATCTTGTCAttcctaaaaatatgaaaaagaaatacatCAACATTCACATACATAACAAGACAAAGTAAAAACATGCAGAACCAGCATAAACCCTACCAGCCAACTTCAGTAAAGAAGAACAAGCCAATGTCTTCATAAACTGGTGGAGTTGTTTCAAAAGATTTTGGCCAGTCATCCATTCGAGGCAATATCTCCAACTTTAGTTTGATAGGCAAGCTCTTGATGATATTGAGAACTTCAGACGACACTTTTGATGGGAAGTAAGCTTTAAAATCACCAAGATTACAGTTTGATCCATCGACGGCAAGAAAGCATCCCCTAAGGCAAAGtaaaatcagaaaatttcagtCTATCATGTGACATTATTAAATCATCTCTAGCAGAATAAATtcattatatataagttatacaGAGGTGTAAAATTCttatgcaaaagaaaaggcaattAAAGTTATGATGCTGATCAAGATAATAAGAAATGAATACTGTTCAAATACCTAAGTTATAAGTTATAGAAACCTAAGACAGGGTAGAACATAATAAGATAAACTCTTACTGAAACAATCAAATTGGCACAGTGTTTAACATGGTGACAAGCTACATCATTGGAGTAAAAGTCACACTGACTACTAAACGGGCAGTActgtttttttgttcattCAGGCTGCTAGCATAAAGGAAATAAAGAATATCAACTGACTGGTAATCCTACCAACAGTAGGTGCAGGTCTGCAGTAATGTAATGATTAAATTCATGTGTTATAATGTAAGTCATTGGAGCAACAGTCAATGAAAATGACTACATTTACCTATAGACAATTTGTAAAGTGGTAGCAAGTGAGCAATGACACTATGGAAACCACATCAGGGGCTGGGTTTACATTTTAACCAGACCAAAGGTAAAGATtgtcaaaataaaacaattaaaaactaataGGTTCTGTTACTCACGTCCAACAAATTTCTGGTGGTGGGCGTCTTGCATATTCCACACTTGAATTGATGACCACCAGCATGCTTGTATTGTTGTCCAGATTCATTTCAGATCCATGTCCAATATCAGTATCTATTAgagataaataatatacacAAACTAGGTTAGAGATAcgaccaaaaaataaaatgtgttCAGAATTATGTTTGAACGgccaactaaaaaaatactgtGTTAATCAAtcaagaaaatgttttttatatgtacatACCTGTAGAATTGGATTTGCTATTTTCTCTATAATCATCCTGACTCTGGGAAGTTACTGTTACTTTATCTGCACTGACTACCTTATTTTCCCTCTGCTCGTTATGAACTTGAATATCAAGTTTTCCTCTAATTTCTCTGCTTGTACTAGGAACTGTCGCACCTGTTTTCCATCAATTATCTCTTTTTGTAAATGTCATTGCTGGTCAgcttaatatattataaacaaaGCAACATT from Oryza brachyantha chromosome 3, ObraRS2, whole genome shotgun sequence carries:
- the LOC102720224 gene encoding uncharacterized protein LOC102720224; this encodes MRDGAMNGMVCEICGSGHDPGIMARCTQCNAYQHCYCLPVMTYEVPDEWCCCECQTKSNMDPSPSQGGQTIILDNNLCNRVHQASPKIPNKFENAKVKYISCEEAALLNNKEKPPNGRLNFFVRQTNSQACPASTPNVKQSPCRRETRAFSQFPCKSPNVEQSTSRIDSQVPFRKRCAGASQNQADFAGICMKQKGESGATVPSTSREIRGKLDIQVHNEQRENKVVSADKVTVTSQSQDDYRENSKSNSTDTDIGHGSEMNLDNNTSMLVVINSSVEYARRPPPEICWTGCFLAVDGSNCNLGDFKAYFPSKVSSEVLNIIKSLPIKLKLEILPRMDDWPKSFETTPPVYEDIGLFFFTEVGWNDKMQHHLMETSCNFVLRAHINNIKLLIYSSEVLPPDSQWIDGETYLWGVFVDLKSRRKTKRFGSISA